The sequence below is a genomic window from Synechococcus sp. PCC 7335.
AAAGGCTAAGAGCGACGGTAGCTTTGCCTTGTTGATATCAGTATGATGGCCACCTCAAAATGGCGTATGAAAATTCGATAAGCGTTGACTGAGGTGAAGAAAAGGAGTTTCAAAGAAAGTCTGAGAAATGCATGGTCTATTTTTCGAGTAATCTTTGAGATACGACTAGCTGCTGGAAACGACAAGCTAAGTGCTCCATAGACACGTGCTTGTCTTAATTCAATTTTGAACCACCACTCTGCTAGACGCCTAAGCTAACTCAGTTTCAAGGTGTGCCAGCAACCCTGGCTGTTCATCCTCAGATCCCAACAGCAAGTCTAAACTCCAGGGCGTCGGTGAATTCTTACTTTGCTATCTTCTACTTTGTTAGAAAGTGCTAGTAGTCTGCCTGCATTCCAGCGACTTTCGGATCGAAGTCTAGAGGAAAGTGAGTTTTTTGGGGATCGTAGTCTGCGTCTTTAAAGGACGCTTTGTCTAGTGTTGCTTCTCTTAAATCGGTGCCAAGTAACATCGCCCCGCGCATGTCAGCCTCGCTCAAGTTAGCGCCGACAAGAGAGGCATAGCTTAGGTCTGAGCCACGTAAATTGGCTTTCGACAAGTTTGCTGAACTCAAATCTGCATAGCTTAGATCCGCACCCTTTAGATCTACGCCACTTAGATCCGCACCTGGTAAGTTTGCATGCACAAAATTTCGCTGCTGTGACTTGTAGGCAGAGAGTAAAGCCTCAGCAGTCTCAATGGGTGAATCAGCTTTAGACATAGCGACCATAAAGAAACTATCATTACTCACCATAGTGCGATCTATAGCAATTTTGCACACAGTTTGAACCGTTGTTAAGCAGTCAACTTTTATCCTTTGCAGCGCTAGAATCCATAGCCATGAGCAAGTGGCTGCAGTTGAAGAAGATTACTGTCCCTACAGCGCCTGATCAAAGCCTAGAAAGCTCACTGACCTAGTTGTTACTGCTTACCTATTTCTCTTTTCGGTATGGAATGCCTAAAGCTGCTGGAGGGGTCGCTTTGCCAGCAAGACCTGTGAGGGCAGCTAGGGCAATAATATAAGGAAGCATTGCCAGCAGTTGGTAAGGGATATCTAGACCGTATGCTTGAATGCGGAGCTGGAGCGCTTCGGTGGCGCCAAATAGAAGACATGCTAGCGTAGTAGCAATAGGATGCCAGCGACCAAAGATAAGTGCGGCTAGTGCGATGAACCCTTTGCCCGCACTCATGTTCTCAGTGAAAAATCCAACATGGACTAGGGTCAGATAAGCGCCTGCAAGTCCACAGAGGCCGCCGCAGATGATGACACAGAAGTATCGAACGCTACTAACGGAAATACCGGCTGTATCGGCGGCTGAAGGTGCATTACCCACGGCCCGCAAGGATAGTCCCCAATGAGTATGAAAAAGTCCGTATGTCGCTATGGGAAGCAGAAACAACAGGAAATAGAAAAGTGGATCTTGCTGGAAAAATACACCTACGATCGGAAGCTGCTGGAATCTAGGAATATACAAAGGTTCGATGCCGGGTAGTGCTACTGTTCCGGTTTCGAATGCTAGCCTGGCGCCATAGGTCGTCAGACCTGCAGCAGTAAGGTTAATCGCTAGCCCAGAGACTAGTTGATTGACACCCAAGCTGACACAAAGATAGGCATGCAAAAGACCGACAACAGCGCCTGCAAAAACGGCCAATCCTACTGCTAACCAAGGGTCTGTAAGTACCAGAGCAGTAGCGGCACTGACAAAAGCACCGGTTAAAATCATGCCTTCTAGGCCAATGTTTAGAACACCTGAGCGTTCTGAAATCAAACCTCCTATAGCCGCAAATGCAAGCGGAACGCTAAGCCGAAGGCAGGCCGAAAGAAAGTCTGATAGAAGATCGGTGGGTGTCATAGAGGGTAGAGAGAGCTTAGTGTATGAATGCTGGTCATTCAACTTTCTTGCTTATCGATTGGTTTATTAAACAGGCTGACTTTACTTTGAGTGTCTAAGGTTAGGCTAATAGCGACAAAAAGAACAATCAGGCCTTGGATGGCATAGATGATAGAAACCGGTACAGAGGCGCTGCGTTGCATGACATTAGCGCCGCTACGAATAGCGCCAAAGAAAAATGAGGTGAGAATGACCGCGGCAGGATTACCTCGACTGAGCAGGGCGATCGCCAGCGCGTCGAATCCATATCCGGGAGAAAAATTCTCAAACAGCCGGCGCTTGAGGCCAAGGACTTCACTGCTGCCGGCTAACCCAGCGAGTCCTCCTGAAATCGCCATTACGCTTAAGAGGGTTCTATTCGTAGAAATGCCTGCATAGCGAGCGGCAATCGGATTTTGGCCGACAGCATCTACCTGGTAGCCCCATGGCGTGAGCGCAAAGGCAGCAGTCAGTAAAATGGCGATCGCTAATCCTAGAAAAATACCGGCATGGGCCTGCGTTTTTGGCAAAATTGTCGGCAGGCGAGCAGAGGCGGCGACTAGCTCAGAAAAAGGACTTGGAGCGTTGTCAGCTTTGAGCGGGCCGTTGACAAGATAGCTGATTAGGTACTGGGCTACGTAGTTCAAGAGTAAGGTAGTGAGCACTTCGTTTAGTCCACGGGCGACTTTGAGGTATCCAGCGATCGCACTCCACGCAGCTCCAAAGCTAAATCCCCCAAGTAGTGCCAGCGGTAGATGTATCCATATTGGCCAGTCTGGAAATGCAAGACCTACTAATAAGCTTCCTAGCCCGCCCATATAGAGCTGGCCTTCTGCGCCTAGATTGAACTGTCCGGCCCTAAGTGCTACTAAGACGCCTAAGCTAGCCAATAGAAGCGGTGTTGTCTTTGTTAGCG
It includes:
- a CDS encoding ABC transporter permease, which translates into the protein MGLSRRLQNALQAAWPPVVAVLAALLVGALLMLVAGASPIAAYSALFRQALTTYFGFADTLTKTTPLLLASLGVLVALRAGQFNLGAEGQLYMGGLGSLLVGLAFPDWPIWIHLPLALLGGFSFGAAWSAIAGYLKVARGLNEVLTTLLLNYVAQYLISYLVNGPLKADNAPSPFSELVAASARLPTILPKTQAHAGIFLGLAIAILLTAAFALTPWGYQVDAVGQNPIAARYAGISTNRTLLSVMAISGGLAGLAGSSEVLGLKRRLFENFSPGYGFDALAIALLSRGNPAAVILTSFFFGAIRSGANVMQRSASVPVSIIYAIQGLIVLFVAISLTLDTQSKVSLFNKPIDKQES
- a CDS encoding pentapeptide repeat-containing protein — its product is MSKADSPIETAEALLSAYKSQQRNFVHANLPGADLSGVDLKGADLSYADLSSANLSKANLRGSDLSYASLVGANLSEADMRGAMLLGTDLREATLDKASFKDADYDPQKTHFPLDFDPKVAGMQADY
- a CDS encoding ABC transporter permease; translated protein: MTPTDLLSDFLSACLRLSVPLAFAAIGGLISERSGVLNIGLEGMILTGAFVSAATALVLTDPWLAVGLAVFAGAVVGLLHAYLCVSLGVNQLVSGLAINLTAAGLTTYGARLAFETGTVALPGIEPLYIPRFQQLPIVGVFFQQDPLFYFLLFLLPIATYGLFHTHWGLSLRAVGNAPSAADTAGISVSSVRYFCVIICGGLCGLAGAYLTLVHVGFFTENMSAGKGFIALAALIFGRWHPIATTLACLLFGATEALQLRIQAYGLDIPYQLLAMLPYIIALAALTGLAGKATPPAALGIPYRKEK